From one Thalassospira sp. ER-Se-21-Dark genomic stretch:
- the rfbG gene encoding CDP-glucose 4,6-dehydratase has protein sequence MEKLEMIHNQNPNKEFWRAKRVLVTGHTGFKGGWLTIWLNRLGANVTAVSLPPSTTPSLFDLADVSALCESHFCNVNDAEKVKSLVKQAKPQIVFHMAAQALVRAGYEDPLETFATNVQGTANVLDALRQCQDVRCVVAITTDKVYQNLEHPFPYRETDRLGGHDPYSASKAACEMIINSYRDSFLAEQNVAVASARAGNVIGGGDWSSDRLIPDLVRAWGSGGQVSIRRPQAVRPWQHVLEPLAGYLRLAEKMWHHPNLASSYNFGPNTHEAATVKEVVDMAKTAFGDGADVYWGDGDEGPHEAGWLALEVAKARSVLGVKSRWTLEQSVMRTVKWYIDCENGSNARAACQNDIDAYESL, from the coding sequence TTGGAAAAACTGGAAATGATTCATAATCAAAATCCTAACAAGGAGTTCTGGCGTGCGAAGCGGGTTCTGGTAACGGGTCATACCGGATTCAAAGGTGGGTGGCTCACCATTTGGCTAAATCGTCTCGGTGCGAATGTAACCGCAGTCAGTCTTCCTCCATCCACAACACCAAGTTTGTTTGACCTAGCAGATGTGTCGGCTTTATGTGAAAGCCATTTTTGTAACGTGAATGACGCCGAAAAGGTGAAATCACTAGTTAAGCAGGCAAAGCCTCAAATTGTGTTTCACATGGCTGCGCAAGCTCTTGTGCGGGCTGGCTACGAAGATCCACTTGAAACGTTTGCGACGAATGTTCAGGGAACAGCAAATGTTCTTGATGCACTGCGCCAATGTCAGGACGTGCGTTGTGTTGTGGCTATAACTACGGACAAGGTTTATCAGAACCTTGAGCATCCTTTTCCGTATCGCGAAACGGATCGGCTTGGTGGGCACGATCCATACAGTGCAAGCAAAGCCGCTTGCGAAATGATAATTAACAGCTACCGTGATTCATTTTTGGCAGAACAAAATGTTGCAGTTGCCAGTGCTCGTGCCGGAAATGTTATTGGTGGTGGCGATTGGTCATCAGATCGACTTATTCCTGACTTGGTTCGTGCATGGGGTTCCGGGGGGCAAGTAAGTATTCGCAGGCCGCAGGCAGTTCGTCCTTGGCAACATGTGTTGGAGCCGCTTGCTGGGTACCTAAGACTTGCTGAGAAAATGTGGCATCATCCGAATCTCGCCTCTTCATATAATTTTGGCCCAAATACGCATGAGGCTGCAACAGTGAAGGAGGTTGTTGATATGGCAAAGACTGCCTTCGGAGATGGTGCGGATGTTTATTGGGGAGATGGTGACGAGGGCCCGCATGAGGCTGGCTGGTTGGCGCTTGAAGTGGCGAAAGCAAGGAGCGTTCTTGGCGTAAAATCTAGATGGACACTAGAGCAATCGGTAATGCGCACTGTCAAATGGTACATTGATTGCGAAAACGGAAGCAATGCTAGGGCGGCATGTCAGAATGACATTGATGCCTACGAATCTTTGTAG
- the rfbF gene encoding glucose-1-phosphate cytidylyltransferase, whose protein sequence is MKAVILAGGFGTRISEETFAKPKPMIEIGDRPIIWHIMQNYSAHGVNEFIVCCGYKGYVIKEYFANYFLHMSDITFHMDENRMEVHEKHAEPWKVTLVDTGDNVMTGGRVKRVADYLVDEEVFCLTYGDGVSDINIKESIKFHNDHGKLATVAAVRPPGRYGALECDGDLIKGYTEKPRGDGGLINGGFFVLSPKCIDLIDGDSTSWEGEPMTRLAEMGQIMAYRHFGFWHAMDTLRDKNYLEGLWRSGQAPWKNWK, encoded by the coding sequence ATGAAGGCGGTTATTCTTGCTGGTGGGTTTGGAACCAGGATTTCTGAGGAGACCTTTGCAAAGCCAAAGCCAATGATTGAGATTGGTGATAGACCCATCATTTGGCACATAATGCAAAACTATTCTGCTCATGGCGTTAATGAGTTCATTGTCTGTTGCGGTTACAAAGGTTACGTAATCAAAGAATATTTTGCCAATTACTTCCTGCACATGTCCGATATTACATTTCATATGGACGAAAACAGGATGGAGGTGCATGAAAAACATGCTGAACCTTGGAAAGTCACATTAGTTGATACTGGGGACAATGTGATGACTGGCGGGCGGGTTAAGCGGGTTGCAGATTACCTAGTAGATGAAGAAGTGTTCTGTTTGACCTACGGTGACGGGGTTAGTGACATCAACATCAAGGAGTCCATTAAGTTTCACAATGATCACGGAAAGCTTGCCACGGTTGCGGCCGTAAGGCCGCCGGGGCGCTACGGTGCTCTTGAGTGTGACGGGGACCTGATCAAAGGTTATACGGAAAAGCCACGCGGCGATGGTGGGCTCATCAACGGTGGCTTCTTTGTGCTGTCACCAAAATGTATTGATTTAATTGATGGCGATAGCACCAGCTGGGAGGGGGAGCCTATGACTAGGCTCGCTGAAATGGGGCAAATCATGGCTTACAGGCACTTTGGTTTTTGGCATGCGATGGATACTTTGCGAGACAAAAATTACCTTGAAGGCTTGTGGAGAAGCGGGCAAGCGCCTTGGAAAAACTGGAAATGA
- a CDS encoding N-acetylneuraminate synthase family protein: MFRKEEIGDNAIIIAEVGQNHQGDIDLAREYIKVFSAAGADVIKFQTRNNKYLFSKEAYESHYDSENAFADVYGHHREKLELDPKWLPILKEDCEQHGVKFMSTPFDEPSLDVLCSDDVNADAIKIASFDIGNLPLIHKIGKTKKPVAMSIGGGKTDQIRASVEALLSHHDDIAILHCVSEYPCDHDRLGLNNIDSLIENFPQCTIGYSDHFNGILPGPLAFMKGARVFEKHVTLNRAWKGTDHSFALENEGFRKFVRDIRRTPQMMPPKPVEELGSEYVFKKLGKSLTAYRDIKAGEVIDMDSLSGRIFKDQHIPVRESNRVIGRIAKNDIVKGSAIKPSDIENW; encoded by the coding sequence ATGTTTCGAAAAGAAGAGATTGGTGACAACGCAATTATCATTGCAGAGGTAGGGCAGAATCACCAAGGCGATATCGATCTTGCGCGTGAATACATAAAGGTTTTTTCTGCAGCTGGGGCTGACGTAATAAAATTCCAGACTCGCAATAATAAATACCTTTTTTCCAAAGAAGCGTATGAATCCCACTACGACAGCGAGAACGCTTTTGCAGACGTCTACGGGCATCACCGTGAAAAGCTTGAATTGGATCCGAAGTGGCTCCCAATACTCAAAGAAGACTGTGAACAGCATGGCGTCAAATTTATGTCAACTCCGTTTGACGAGCCAAGTCTCGATGTTTTGTGCAGCGACGATGTCAATGCCGATGCCATTAAAATCGCATCGTTTGATATTGGCAATCTTCCCCTGATTCACAAAATAGGAAAAACCAAAAAGCCCGTCGCCATGAGCATCGGCGGCGGCAAGACTGATCAGATTCGCGCCAGCGTTGAGGCATTGCTGTCTCACCATGATGACATCGCAATTTTGCACTGTGTGTCTGAGTACCCGTGTGACCACGATCGGCTTGGCCTAAACAATATCGACAGCCTGATAGAAAACTTCCCCCAATGCACAATTGGATATTCTGATCATTTTAACGGAATTCTGCCTGGACCTCTTGCATTCATGAAGGGGGCGAGAGTGTTTGAAAAACATGTAACTCTTAACCGAGCTTGGAAAGGTACAGATCACAGCTTTGCGCTTGAAAATGAGGGGTTCAGAAAATTTGTTCGTGACATCAGACGCACCCCACAAATGATGCCACCAAAGCCCGTAGAAGAACTGGGATCGGAGTATGTTTTCAAGAAACTTGGGAAGTCACTGACCGCCTATCGCGATATTAAGGCAGGAGAAGTTATAGATATGGACTCGCTGTCGGGCAGGATTTTCAAAGATCAACATATACCTGTTCGTGAATCCAACAGAGTTATCGGACGTATCGCTAAAAATGATATCGTCAAGGGATCAGCTATTAAACCCTCTGATATAGAAAATTGGTGA
- a CDS encoding HAD family hydrolase, with product MKYNVMTNQNLLASIQLVVFDFDGVFTDNRVFVDQNGSESVACWRSDGLGLSRIHEVGIKAYIVSTETNPVVTQRANKLKIACRQSVADKAACVLEICDELNVTPQETMFVGNDINDIPAFDLVAAGVGVADSYDEIDPHILFRTEKSGGFGAVREICDMLYHSKKINISA from the coding sequence ATGAAATACAACGTTATGACGAACCAAAACTTGTTGGCATCGATCCAACTGGTTGTTTTCGATTTTGACGGAGTCTTTACTGACAACAGGGTTTTTGTTGATCAAAATGGCAGTGAGTCAGTTGCATGCTGGAGAAGCGATGGGCTTGGCTTATCTCGTATTCATGAAGTAGGCATCAAAGCATACATAGTATCGACCGAAACCAACCCTGTTGTGACACAAAGAGCAAACAAACTTAAGATAGCTTGTAGGCAGTCAGTTGCAGACAAAGCGGCATGTGTTCTTGAGATTTGCGATGAACTGAATGTCACTCCACAGGAAACAATGTTCGTTGGCAATGATATAAACGACATACCTGCATTTGACCTTGTCGCTGCTGGTGTTGGTGTTGCGGATTCTTACGATGAGATTGATCCGCACATACTGTTTAGAACGGAGAAGTCCGGAGGTTTTGGCGCAGTTCGCGAAATATGCGATATGTTATATCATTCAAAAAAAATCAACATAAGCGCTTAA
- a CDS encoding SDR family oxidoreductase, with protein sequence MLAKNTFDVSNDIVLITGTSGQLGNEYASAFLMNGAKVIGLDVLSTAKCNSLQLQYPDTYWFCKSDVTNKRMLSKALAQITERFGVPTVLINNAAIDSPPSSPPEENGPFEEYPEDSWDQVIDVNLKGTYLSCQVFGSAMAKAGKGSIINVSSIYGIVSPDQSIYDFRRKRGEVFFKPVAYSASKSGVINLTRYLAAYWAKSGVRVNSLTIAGVFNNQEKDFLTAYCDRIPIGRMANRDEYNGPMLFLASEASSYMTGSNLIIDGGWTAI encoded by the coding sequence ATGCTCGCTAAAAACACTTTCGATGTCAGCAATGATATTGTCCTGATAACCGGAACTTCTGGTCAACTTGGAAACGAATACGCTTCAGCTTTCCTGATGAATGGCGCCAAAGTAATAGGACTTGATGTACTCTCTACGGCTAAATGTAACTCTCTTCAGTTGCAATACCCCGACACATACTGGTTCTGTAAGAGCGACGTGACTAACAAAAGGATGCTCTCGAAAGCCCTCGCGCAAATCACAGAACGTTTTGGAGTGCCAACCGTTTTAATCAACAATGCGGCTATTGATTCACCTCCATCTTCACCGCCAGAGGAAAATGGTCCATTTGAAGAGTACCCCGAAGACTCTTGGGATCAGGTTATTGATGTAAATCTCAAAGGAACATACCTTTCTTGCCAGGTTTTTGGGTCAGCAATGGCCAAGGCTGGAAAAGGCTCTATCATAAATGTTTCATCCATTTATGGAATTGTTTCCCCCGACCAGAGCATTTATGATTTCCGCCGCAAACGCGGAGAGGTTTTTTTCAAACCAGTCGCCTACTCCGCTTCAAAGTCCGGTGTCATTAATCTCACACGCTATCTCGCTGCTTATTGGGCTAAATCTGGCGTCAGGGTAAACTCGTTAACTATCGCCGGGGTTTTTAATAACCAAGAAAAGGATTTCCTCACTGCTTACTGTGACAGAATTCCAATTGGGCGTATGGCAAATCGCGACGAATATAATGGCCCGATGCTATTCTTGGCGAGCGAAGCTTCAAGCTACATGACGGGATCAAATCTGATAATCGATGGTGGATGGACTGCAATATAA
- a CDS encoding aldehyde dehydrogenase family protein — MSDKLIYIPNWISGKKVASTNGEWLDKHNPHNGRLMSKVAASSKEDVDNAVDAARKSFCEWSETTPVRRGQILLDIVARMKQRAGEMAACIAVETGKPPQDAQGEVAGAILQGEYFAGEGMRLHGRSLTSAVPGKYSHTVRQPRGIAGLIVPANTPIANLAWKTFPALICGNTIVIKAAEDSPQIAIIFAEIAKEAGLPDGVMNVIQGSGANAGTAIVENPNISIISFTGSTIVGRSIAATAGKRLARVSLELGGKNPFVVCDDADIEKAVHWAALSAFSNAGQRCAAGSRLIVFNDVYEEFRNKLVAKAKLLKLGVAPGDDLGPVINKRQHLSIIGAISKAIEDGGTVLCGGKAPENIGLSEGYYIEPTVIEGLAPSSDLCRHEIFGPVAILLPVNTMEEALKLANDSEYGLTSSIHTSNVDRAMWFAQRVKAGVANVNLGTYGSEPHMPFGGFGSSSNGTREPGVEALDVYSELKNITFLTRTDRI, encoded by the coding sequence ATGAGTGATAAATTGATATATATCCCAAACTGGATTAGTGGAAAGAAAGTAGCTTCGACCAACGGCGAGTGGTTGGACAAGCACAACCCGCATAACGGTCGATTGATGAGCAAGGTCGCCGCATCATCTAAAGAAGATGTCGACAATGCAGTTGATGCAGCACGGAAGTCGTTCTGTGAATGGTCGGAAACCACGCCTGTGCGGAGAGGGCAAATCCTCCTCGACATAGTCGCTAGAATGAAGCAACGAGCTGGTGAAATGGCAGCTTGCATCGCGGTTGAAACTGGAAAGCCACCTCAAGACGCTCAAGGTGAAGTAGCGGGTGCAATTTTGCAAGGTGAGTACTTTGCTGGCGAAGGCATGCGTCTTCACGGACGCTCACTTACCTCTGCCGTACCGGGGAAGTATAGCCATACAGTTCGCCAACCTCGAGGAATCGCCGGCCTTATCGTCCCAGCAAATACACCAATTGCAAATTTGGCCTGGAAAACCTTCCCAGCTCTTATATGTGGCAATACTATTGTAATCAAAGCAGCAGAGGATTCCCCTCAAATCGCAATTATTTTTGCCGAAATTGCCAAGGAAGCGGGCCTACCCGACGGTGTAATGAATGTGATTCAAGGGTCAGGCGCAAACGCGGGTACTGCTATTGTCGAGAACCCTAATATCTCAATCATAAGCTTTACCGGCTCGACAATTGTGGGACGCAGCATCGCTGCAACTGCTGGAAAGCGACTGGCCCGTGTCTCCCTTGAGCTTGGTGGCAAGAACCCGTTTGTAGTTTGCGACGATGCAGATATCGAGAAGGCGGTACATTGGGCAGCTCTTTCGGCTTTCAGCAATGCAGGTCAGCGTTGTGCTGCTGGCAGCAGGCTTATTGTTTTCAATGATGTCTATGAGGAATTTCGTAACAAACTGGTCGCCAAAGCTAAATTACTAAAACTTGGTGTTGCACCGGGAGATGACCTTGGTCCTGTAATAAACAAACGTCAGCACCTATCCATAATTGGCGCAATATCTAAGGCTATTGAGGATGGCGGAACCGTCTTGTGCGGAGGCAAAGCCCCTGAGAACATAGGTCTCTCAGAAGGATACTATATTGAGCCAACTGTTATTGAAGGGCTTGCGCCATCGAGTGATCTATGCCGCCACGAGATATTTGGCCCCGTGGCGATACTCCTACCAGTAAACACTATGGAAGAAGCGCTAAAGTTAGCAAACGATAGTGAATATGGACTAACTTCGTCTATTCACACTTCAAATGTTGACCGGGCAATGTGGTTCGCGCAGCGCGTTAAGGCTGGGGTTGCCAATGTAAATCTCGGCACTTACGGAAGTGAGCCACACATGCCATTCGGCGGATTTGGGTCCTCCAGCAACGGAACCCGAGAACCCGGAGTTGAGGCTTTAGACGTATATTCCGAATTAAAAAACATTACATTCCTGACCCGCACCGACAGGATCTAG
- a CDS encoding acylneuraminate cytidylyltransferase family protein, producing the protein MKPSAVAFIPARSGSKRVPGKNIKELNGHPLLAYSICAAIDSGVFDAVICATDNEQYAQIAREYGAEVPVLRPPSISGDKSPDIDWVVMMLTALKNMGREYDAFSILRPTSPFRLPQTISRAWATFTTHPHACSIRAVEKCSQHPGKMWIIDGQYMKPVLPFKNGDTPWHSSQYASLPPIYVQNASLEIAWSRVALQNGSIAGEVIVPFVSCDLEGFDINSQYDWHMAENYIECGEAKLPDVRKLEPK; encoded by the coding sequence ATGAAACCAAGTGCAGTCGCATTCATCCCAGCCCGCTCCGGATCTAAAAGGGTTCCAGGAAAGAATATAAAGGAATTAAACGGCCACCCTTTGTTGGCATACAGCATATGCGCAGCAATAGACAGTGGTGTCTTTGACGCTGTTATCTGCGCAACCGATAACGAGCAGTATGCACAAATCGCGCGCGAATACGGAGCAGAAGTTCCTGTTTTAAGGCCGCCGTCAATATCGGGCGATAAATCTCCCGATATCGATTGGGTGGTAATGATGCTCACAGCACTAAAGAACATGGGCCGCGAATATGATGCGTTTAGTATATTACGCCCAACCAGCCCATTTCGCCTGCCCCAAACAATTTCTAGGGCATGGGCTACTTTCACCACCCATCCACACGCTTGCTCAATCCGAGCAGTTGAAAAGTGCTCCCAGCACCCAGGAAAAATGTGGATCATAGACGGGCAATATATGAAACCAGTTCTTCCATTCAAAAATGGGGATACGCCTTGGCACAGCAGTCAATACGCGTCATTACCACCAATCTATGTACAGAACGCTAGTCTTGAAATTGCGTGGAGCCGTGTTGCCTTGCAAAATGGATCTATTGCTGGGGAAGTCATAGTTCCATTTGTAAGCTGCGACCTTGAAGGATTTGACATAAATTCCCAATACGATTGGCATATGGCTGAAAATTACATCGAATGCGGCGAAGCAAAACTACCAGACGTGAGAAAACTTGAGCCAAAATGA
- a CDS encoding glycosyltransferase family 1 protein, translated as MKVLFDHQIFGWQEYGGIGRYAVELASSLSVVTDCKVSIIAPLYINKYLAEAPSTLQIHGVSVPSFHRCGRIYRFLNFWMSRVFIRRFRPDIVHETYYSKFATSSGSSKTVLTVYDMIHEKFQENFSLADPTIREKEAAIRRADHIICISDNTKKDLMDIYSVSSENISVVYPGISQSNEVTVKETCDNQVRPFLFYVGSRAGYKNFSSFITAVAGSAALIEKYDIVCFGGGAFSHAELEKIRALGFSAGQVKQVSGSDEMLIRLYANATAFIYPSIYEGFGIPPLEAMREGCPVVCSCTSSLPEVVGDAAEMFDPYSTSDIRKSIERVLDSEDLRRVLIARGKERARQFSTAKCAQDTLSVYRAVLQK; from the coding sequence ATGAAAGTGTTGTTTGATCATCAGATTTTTGGATGGCAGGAGTACGGTGGTATCGGAAGATACGCAGTTGAGTTGGCCTCAAGCCTTTCTGTAGTAACAGACTGCAAGGTGTCTATCATCGCCCCCCTCTATATTAATAAATACTTAGCTGAAGCACCGAGTACATTACAAATTCACGGTGTTTCAGTTCCGTCATTTCATAGGTGTGGTCGAATTTATCGATTTTTAAATTTTTGGATGTCGCGTGTTTTCATACGGCGATTTAGGCCAGATATTGTTCACGAGACATACTATTCGAAATTTGCTACGTCTTCTGGCTCTTCGAAGACTGTCCTGACTGTCTATGATATGATCCACGAAAAATTTCAGGAAAATTTTTCTCTAGCCGACCCGACTATTCGCGAAAAAGAAGCTGCAATACGTAGGGCCGACCATATTATTTGTATATCCGACAACACTAAGAAAGATTTAATGGATATATATTCTGTGTCCTCAGAGAATATTTCTGTCGTTTATCCTGGAATAAGTCAATCAAACGAAGTTACGGTGAAAGAAACCTGTGACAATCAGGTCAGACCGTTTTTATTTTATGTAGGAAGTCGCGCTGGATACAAAAATTTTTCCTCCTTCATAACTGCTGTGGCAGGATCGGCAGCACTGATAGAGAAATACGATATAGTTTGTTTCGGTGGTGGTGCTTTTTCACATGCGGAGCTTGAGAAGATAAGAGCGCTCGGTTTTTCTGCAGGGCAAGTCAAGCAAGTTTCTGGTTCTGATGAAATGCTGATACGTTTATATGCAAATGCAACTGCGTTTATTTACCCATCAATATATGAGGGTTTTGGGATTCCCCCACTTGAAGCAATGCGTGAAGGTTGTCCCGTCGTATGTAGTTGCACAAGCTCCTTACCGGAGGTGGTTGGTGATGCTGCTGAAATGTTTGATCCTTACAGTACTTCGGACATAAGAAAATCTATTGAGCGAGTGCTCGATAGCGAAGATTTGAGGCGCGTATTGATTGCAAGAGGGAAAGAGCGTGCTAGGCAGTTCAGTACTGCTAAATGTGCACAAGACACGTTGAGCGTGTATCGCGCTGTTCTGCAAAAATAA
- a CDS encoding helix-turn-helix transcriptional regulator, with translation MNSWKSDYLTLHTRLRQARESKHLTQAGAGECIGVCERTYRDFEAGRTDLSAAHMFRLATVLGIKIIISDGVIADGVD, from the coding sequence GTGAACTCCTGGAAATCAGATTACCTCACTCTTCACACCCGCCTGCGGCAAGCCCGCGAGAGCAAACACCTCACCCAAGCTGGTGCAGGTGAATGTATCGGCGTGTGCGAACGCACCTATCGAGACTTTGAGGCTGGCAGGACGGATCTGTCAGCAGCCCACATGTTCCGCCTCGCCACTGTGCTGGGCATCAAAATTATTATTTCAGATGGAGTTATCGCCGATGGCGTTGATTAA
- a CDS encoding conjugal transfer protein TraL: MALINLTLQGKGGVGKSFVASLLAQHYLKRDTPLHCYDTDPVNQTFAGYKAFPVETIRLGERPDEINPRYFDALIEQIMIGPEDGVVVIDNGASTFLPLLGYMVEAQALQMLADAGHEVRLHTILTGGQALNDTMQGLHQVLQSVPDIPVVVWLNEYFGRIERKNASGEVESFEHSGLYKKNKNRIHALVRLPEVRKETFGHDIEQMMRARLTFDEAGSHADFPLMSRQRLMMTWRSIGASMEQAVL, translated from the coding sequence ATGGCGTTGATTAATCTTACCCTTCAGGGCAAGGGCGGGGTCGGCAAGTCGTTTGTCGCAAGCCTTCTCGCGCAGCATTACCTCAAACGCGACACCCCGCTTCATTGCTATGATACCGATCCGGTCAACCAGACCTTTGCCGGATACAAGGCATTCCCCGTCGAAACCATTCGCCTGGGCGAACGTCCTGACGAGATCAACCCGCGCTATTTCGATGCCCTGATCGAACAGATCATGATCGGCCCGGAAGACGGGGTTGTGGTGATCGATAACGGGGCCAGCACCTTCCTGCCGCTGCTTGGCTATATGGTTGAAGCACAGGCCCTGCAAATGCTGGCCGATGCCGGTCATGAAGTCCGGCTTCATACGATCCTGACAGGTGGCCAGGCGCTTAATGATACCATGCAAGGGCTGCATCAGGTCTTGCAGAGCGTTCCCGATATTCCGGTCGTCGTCTGGCTCAATGAATATTTCGGGCGGATCGAACGCAAGAACGCATCTGGCGAAGTCGAGAGCTTCGAGCATTCCGGACTTTACAAGAAAAACAAGAACCGCATTCACGCGCTGGTCCGTTTACCCGAGGTTCGCAAAGAAACCTTTGGCCATGACATTGAACAGATGATGCGTGCCCGCCTGACCTTCGATGAAGCAGGCAGCCACGCAGACTTCCCCTTGATGTCGCGCCAGCGCCTGATGATGACCTGGCGTAGCATTGGGGCCTCCATGGAACAGGCGGTGCTGTAA
- a CDS encoding TrbC/VirB2 family protein, with amino-acid sequence MDKRNLLKIAVIAGLATLAMTEPAFAQDTTGGNWWDPVVSFLELLAEGFGKIFAIALGLGLVVYGGWGAFTGRLDPQRGIMMVIGGILVTAGPAIASGLLGVLK; translated from the coding sequence ATGGATAAACGCAACCTTCTCAAAATCGCTGTCATCGCTGGCCTTGCCACATTGGCCATGACCGAACCCGCTTTTGCGCAAGACACTACAGGTGGCAACTGGTGGGATCCGGTTGTCTCCTTCCTCGAACTTCTGGCCGAAGGCTTTGGCAAGATCTTCGCCATCGCGCTTGGTCTTGGTTTGGTCGTCTATGGTGGTTGGGGAGCCTTCACAGGCAGGCTCGATCCACAACGCGGCATCATGATGGTGATTGGTGGCATCCTGGTCACTGCAGGACCGGCCATTGCTTCGGGTCTTCTGGGGGTTCTCAAATGA